The DNA sequence CATGGTCACCGGTGAGGCGCTCCACCGCGTACCCGCGGTCGCAGATCACTTCCAGCACGTCGTGCAGTCGGTCGCGGGCACCCGGCGGTGCCGAGTCGATCCACCGCTGCCGTTCGGCTTCAGGCGCCCACGCGACGAACTCTCGGCACACGGGTGGGCGTAGTGCGATGCGCCGGCCGGGCCTGATCCACTGCATGTCCGGCACCCCGACGAGTTCGGTGACAGTGATCTGTTCACTCACGCGTTCGGCGAGGAACGCCGGCATGTCGAGGTCCGCAGCGAGTTCGTGGATCATCGGAGCTGCCAAGCGCCGCAATGGATAGCCACGTTCGGCCTGCCGCGCCAGGGCGACAAAGCCGGCACCGATCGCGAACTGGCCGTCTTCTCGCGATACCCAGCCGTCGATGGTGAGTTGGGTCAGCACCGCGTGGGCGGTGGCTCTGGAAAACCCTGTGCGGCGGACT is a window from the Williamsia sp. DF01-3 genome containing:
- a CDS encoding IclR family transcriptional regulator translates to MTVTVSDSMPVGQPSPPTQRVVRVIELLAEQTGGRLTLAEIVRRTGFSRATAHAVLTQLTIDGWVSREDGQFAIGAGFVALARQAERGYPLRRLAAPMIHELAADLDMPAFLAERVSEQITVTELVGVPDMQWIRPGRRIALRPPVCREFVAWAPEAERQRWIDSAPPGARDRLHDVLEVICDRGYAVERLTGDHAEMIDALASLRDSPVSDTVRSRVAGLLAELTTIDYLPEESVGVVAVVTIGAPIIDSEGTVIASIVVCPNREMSADEMAHLGTSVAAAADRVAHALAR